The Candidatus Eisenbacteria bacterium region CGTTCCTCGTCCACCTCGACGTCCACGTGCTCGCCCTCGGGCCGCAGCGTGACCGTGTAGCCCGGCAACGTCGGTCGCTCGCCGAGCCGGTCGAGCACGACGGCCGTCGCCGCGATCCGCTCCGGTGTGACCCGCCGCCCCAGCACCACGCGCCCGTAGACGTCGGCGCCGCTGCCTTCGGCCTCGACGTTGCTCCGCGCGGCTACGAGCCGGTCGAGGAACTCCTCCTCTAGGCCCGTGCCGAGCCGTCGCGCGAGATCGAGCGCGCGCCCTGCCTGCCGCAGCACGAGCGTACCCTCGACGCCCGCGAGATCGTCGAAGAACCACCCGCAGCTCGTCTGCATGAGCATGGCATGGCGGGCCATCTCGAGACCCCGCCGCGCCGTCACCACCTCGGCCCTGGTGGCGCCGGGGCGCAGCTCCGCCTCGAGGAAGGCGTGGGTGCGATCCGGCTCGACGACGCAGTCGACGTAACGATCGCGTGCACCCCACGGATCGCGCAGCGGCCCCGCCGTCTCCCGCTCGAACACGACCGCCAGCTCGTCGCGCAGCCAGTCGATCGCGGCGCGCAGCGGCGCGCGCCACGCCTGCGTCCATGCGGGCGGCCCCGCCACGCGACATCCGCAGTCGCTTCGCCATCGCTCGACGCCGTGGGCGCAGCTCCACGAGCTGTCCGGGACGATCTCGAGCTCGTCGCGCGGCGGCGACAGGGCCCGGAACGCCGCGGGACCCAGGAGCGAGACGCCGGGATCGCGCCGCAGGCTCTCGATCGTGTAGGCGATCGCCATCTCCCCGAACTGATGGTGGTGCCCGAAGGTCTCCCCGTCGGTCGCGGCGCACACGAGCGCGTCATCGTCGTCGCGCGCGAGGAGGGTGCGCAGCCGCTCGACGAGGGCGCCGCCGTCGCGCAAGAGCTCGCCGAAGGCCAGGCCCTGCGAGATCGCGGCATCGCGGAAGACGATGTCGATGGCCGCGCCGCTCGGCAGGTTGCAGCGGTAGAGGCGCCGGACGTCCAGCGTCTCGGCCGTGACGTCGCGCCAGCTCGCCTCGTCGCCGCCGATGGGTCGTACGCGCCTCGCCTGGTGCGGCGACAGCATGG contains the following coding sequences:
- a CDS encoding DUF3536 domain-containing protein, yielding MLSPHQARRVRPIGGDEASWRDVTAETLDVRRLYRCNLPSGAAIDIVFRDAAISQGLAFGELLRDGGALVERLRTLLARDDDDALVCAATDGETFGHHHQFGEMAIAYTIESLRRDPGVSLLGPAAFRALSPPRDELEIVPDSSWSCAHGVERWRSDCGCRVAGPPAWTQAWRAPLRAAIDWLRDELAVVFERETAGPLRDPWGARDRYVDCVVEPDRTHAFLEAELRPGATRAEVVTARRGLEMARHAMLMQTSCGWFFDDLAGVEGTLVLRQAGRALDLARRLGTGLEEEFLDRLVAARSNVEAEGSGADVYGRVVLGRRVTPERIAATAVVLDRLGERPTLPGYTVTLRPEGEHVDVEVDEERTGGRDVVRVRPPAPSEPFRCEVDGVRYGVTELFLVQRERLLARITGDAVERVRSVRHEVLARVAAIIDPLLAREPVPSLELAMMLGYDEADRLATAVATDSEPLAGLKERMAVLRARGVVVPARVVGRILAPRLNAALERLPEGVGDALAVLDVADAAAVVLDMGPAQVAVARWWQTACPAAPDESLVRLRDRLGLSPELGSLEISGRRSTMARVAVRDELVAPIERVWACFADFGDLSAWAPGRTRVPVEGHGVGAVRTVAGDDAPTVRERLEAYDPAGHSFSYAMLESPFPFTDYLATVELRDLGGGRTSIDWSSTFEPRGIPTEEVARLIEGIYRMFIARLKETLGA